The Neoarius graeffei isolate fNeoGra1 chromosome 10, fNeoGra1.pri, whole genome shotgun sequence sequence aaggcgcaccttgaagtgaactaaattgtactctctgatatttcagccacacctctgccatcGCAACAGGGGAACAATCAGTTGTTGCATGGTGAGTCCACAACTGTAATCACTGGTCATAAATGACCAGCAATGtgaaataaaagtcctaatgtttggtgttacttaacagacatgggcatcagcaccatcattgctctccttggccagctgagggaggaaaactgactgcttactatttttcagattcaccgtcTTCAGAAACCCTGCCaggccctttccttcacagccagccactaacccatggtaactatgcattgcctttatttatgccaaaaaacgacaaaaaaacaacaaaacgacaaacaaatatctatgtagatgcattttgatcaactgactatacaatttttcagattcaccccagccacgtcaccgcttccattaagtcaaagaggaaatcaatcaatcaacatgaaaattgtaaatttagaacagaaatttaaattaaggcgcaccttgtagtgaactaaattgtactctctgatatttcagccacacctctgccatcgcaacaggggaacaatcagttgctgcgtggggagtcatcaactgtaatcactgttcaaaaatgaccagcaatatgaaataaaagtcctaatgtttggtgttacttaacagacatgggcatcagcacagtcatcgctctccttggccagctgagggaggaaaacagggagctgaagggggaagtaggaaggctggcgcaagaggtcagggccctaaggagagagatggggagacaagacacaccccagacattgcccctaatcaagctcccactctccaccatggaggagtttttggcagcagaggccctggtgaaggaagatgccaaacaaaagcagctaatggtacttattgagtcttacctttcctttccagtcatctgcaacacctgcaaaaagaaacacaaatacttaatatcattgtgaatcaatgaaacaatgataaacactgaatactttctcattattgtcttcatgctacattttattctatcaggtgtctaccttagccctttgtggaggaaccgacgtaggggtcacagtgaggcggatgctgcgtagcctcctggtcaacagcttggccagccaatttaactgggctggaaagggggaaaaaactgcgtttaaggacaccaagatccatgatgtcctgtttggtaggttatgcatgtgcacaaagctgtaaaagagggtaaaatagtaagctgtcgcaagtacttgcacactacttctaaacgttctttgataactccttcactaactgtaacattacgattataacgacaatgacaaacatattgtgaaagatgcaaaggattaaaaaggattaaaaaactcaccaggcgccttactcagaaaaagcaggtgtgcaggcaagtccagggaggctgactgagtgacgaacggtccggtagtggcatttctatttccgctttgtgtcaatggggaaattattatttttttttaatcccgtttaaattgtcacaagattcacatggtttctgatttttacatacattttctgtactagtaccattacttgccacctaccactagagtgtgacgtgcatagtcttaacaactcaaactttaacaattatcaccatgcaaagtctcaatgttttgttctttttctttcagatgctctacaaaagcagctTCCAGGGAGCACACACGCTACTTTTAGTGACGCAATCAAGATGTGGCTTAAGTttgcgccagagagagagggagggatgaggagacgtgaggtagggtggcatttagaaacccatagcctactgctgactttctttatcagtgctgcatcaaattaattttggttatgtttttctgtttccatgtacaggtgtctgtgccgcaggaggaatataggccacaattataaattataaataaatcataaaatgtttctaagaacttgttcaagtgtgttctgttccttataaatgttaagttatgcctcattagatagcttgacaaacattaggagaggtgcattgttgcatgcatttttatatcctgttgtacataaaacaggacgtagcctacgcacattgatataaattaagtttcactttcatggttgaagtatgcatgtgtgtgttcatcctaggcaagagccctgatgctttattgttagctagtttaatttagcctgttttgcttaatttgtagccttcctgttgtacataaaacaggaagtaaagttggatgaatcatcgccgaaaattaaactataaatcgaccgaaatccgtagttgaataaagggtgaaagggggtctattctctgtcggccaccatccacttttcaacgtcgtttcaacgcaaacttgtatgagcaaagcggtgttgaatcaacaccggtgatccacgatgatttgacggcgtatggtcgaagaacatgccgatgattccccgtcgaatcaacgcccttttgctatctgggtaattatgatgggtttaactcataaagagcgctcttcccgtgacagctcaTTCACTTCATGAGGATAaccttcccgtaaacaaattacgaggataaccagaaaatcttcccgtaaacaaattacgaggataaccaaacaaaaatcttcccgtaaaccaattacgaggataaccaaacaaaaatcttcccgtaaaccaattacgaggataaccaaacaaaaatattcccgtaaaccaattacgaggataaccaaacaaaaatattcccgtaaaccaattacgaggataaccaaacaaacatCTTATAAATAGATAACTGGGTTTttctgatactaccaaccaggcggaagtcccccccaactaatcaattaaaagcGACCCTTTACCTGATTGGAAGTATCCCTGTACGGGCCACCAAATTGAAAGGgttattgtgtctgtcgaatatgtgtgtgtgtgtgtgtgtatgaaaaggatgtgtgtaaaatgtgtttgtgtgtgacctcagagaggggtgggtgtaagatgtgtgtgtgatgtgtgtgtgtggatatcttgtgctaagtcagcaaatcacatcttaattccaattccttaattccattaatatgtatgtttgtaagtgaaaatatatcctgtctacatttcagatgttctaacagatatcaacatttacctcatgttctgatagaatgttccaaaacacgtctggagcaatgtgtctagcttagataGAAGGTCACACACTTACATgttacacagaattcaatgccttctagctggcattctaactacaatattaagaataagtattaagta is a genomic window containing:
- the LOC132893526 gene encoding uncharacterized protein LOC132893526, with the translated sequence MNCTPPGQGWRFHQKIRVLATCGTFAKARRYLTRSLEEGCLTADLQSDDGEMGPRKRRPNKRYLEEDSEEEAGPSRRGRRPPSIDATQLDSEWQFPSLNEDTQPGLFLHSQPLTRDSPSSETPPGPFLHSQPLTHDSPQPRHRFHATPLPSQQGNNQLLHDSPSSETLPGPFLHSQPLTHDMGISTVIALLGQLREENRELKGEVGRLAQEVRALRREMGRQDTPQTLPLIKLPLSTMEEFLAAEALVKEDAKQKQLMVSTLALCGGTDVGVTVRRMLRSLLVNSLASQFNWAGKGEKTAFKDTKIHDVLFDALQKQLPGSTHATFSDAIKMWLNSFTS